A segment of the Candidatus Angelobacter sp. genome:
CCAACGGCTATTATCCAAATGCAGGTTTGGCGAAAGGCAAAGATGGCAACTTCTACGGCACAACCATTTCGGGTGGAGCGTACGGTAATGGAACGATATTCAGAGTCACCACCAACGGCAGCCTGACGCGGCTGCTCTCGATCAATTTCAACCCTTACGCAACCGCGACAGGCGGTTTGGCGCAGGGCAGCGACGGCAATTTCTACGGGGTAACTCACCCCGGCGCGGACGTAGGCGAAACGACGCCTGGCACGGTGTTCAAAATGACTCCGACCGGCCATTTGGTGACGTTGTTATCGTTGGACCCCGCCGTTGGCTACCTGAGCTACCCGCCTATACAAGCGAGCGATGGAAATCTTTACGGCACCACTGGCTTCTTTTTCCGAAGTGAAGTTTTACAAGGAATTGTTTACAAAATAATGCCTGACGGCACCTGGACAAACCTGGTTGCACTCGACAGCCTTGATCTCGCCTACGGAGTTTCGCTCGTGCAGGGCGCAGACGGTAATCTCTACGGTACTGCCGCCGGCAGTGATCTCTCGATCGACGACGGATATGGTCCAGGGGCCATTTTCCGCATCGTGGTGCCACCGCCGCCACCTACCCTCACGATCGCGCAAGAGGGAAACCAAATGGTTTTTTCCTGGCCGACCAATGCCGCTGGATTTGTGCTCCAATTGACTACGAACCTTACTCCGCCGATCGTCTGGAGTGATTCGACCGACGCCTCCGCCGTCGTCGGCACGCAATTCACCGTCACCAACGTCAACTCTGCCGTCGAGCAGTTTTTTCGCCTAAAGCAACCGTAAACGCATTGACGAATCAAAGCGGGCGGCCAGGAAGAATTCCTCCGGCACATTCATTTTCCTCGCAATTGCTTCTCTAAAACTCGCGGGTTCCACAATGGACTCAAATAGTTTTCCACAGCGTGTCCGCCATTTCACCTGGCATCACGGTGACGGCGACGCTGGCGGCTTTGCACGCGGCAACGCACGCACAGGGTGGCAATGTATGTGTTGTAAAGAAGTGTTGGATTCGGGTGCCCTAACATGACTGCTGGCGTGGAACGCGTCCACTCGTTTGAGACAAAGAAGGATTTCGTGTTGGGCGATGTCACTGAGATCGGTTAGGCCAGCAGTGTTGCTCTCAAGAAATTTCGCATTCCGCTGATCCCTGAAATTGGTCGCTTGCTCTTGCGTTTCAAAGCCTCGGATGTCCGGCTTGGTGTCATTTTTCTTGCCAACGTTTACGCCCTAAGTCAGATTTTCGCAGCGATGCTTTCAGGCTGGAGTTGGTCACCTTTTGCGAGTGTTTTTGGCATTCAGGAAACACTCCGAAGATGAATTCTGAACCTTTTAGGACCATCGCAGAGCATTGGTGGATGGGGTCGTAGCTCAGTTGGTAGAGCGTCTCGTTCGCAATGAGAAGGTCAGGGGTTCGACTCCCCTCGGCTCCACCATTCCGAAGTCAGCCTTTCCCTTCGATCACTTCACGGTTCGTCGAAATGTCGCTCGAACTGGCAAACGCCGGGGATTTACGCGATTTCGAGTCCGGTTGGATTTTGACCAGGTTCTGTTCCGCGGCAACTTCGTCCAGCAGCGCATCAATCCAGAGCAGCACATTGCGTTTCTGCCGCTCCAGCCACCAGCCAAAAACGGACAGTGAAAGCAACAGT
Coding sequences within it:
- a CDS encoding choice-of-anchor tandem repeat GloVer-containing protein, which produces NGYYPNAGLAKGKDGNFYGTTISGGAYGNGTIFRVTTNGSLTRLLSINFNPYATATGGLAQGSDGNFYGVTHPGADVGETTPGTVFKMTPTGHLVTLLSLDPAVGYLSYPPIQASDGNLYGTTGFFFRSEVLQGIVYKIMPDGTWTNLVALDSLDLAYGVSLVQGADGNLYGTAAGSDLSIDDGYGPGAIFRIVVPPPPPTLTIAQEGNQMVFSWPTNAAGFVLQLTTNLTPPIVWSDSTDASAVVGTQFTVTNVNSAVEQFFRLKQP